Sequence from the Hirundo rustica isolate bHirRus1 chromosome 9, bHirRus1.pri.v3, whole genome shotgun sequence genome:
CCAGCATTGCAAATCTtcctgggctgtgagcaggaaTCTCAAGGTCAAATCTGTTCCCTCGTATCCTACTTGGCAAGGATCTGCTTGTCTGCTTACCCACGTGACCAGAGTATTGTAAATGATAGATAATCCTTTCACCTGCCATGGTTGCTTTTATCTGGcatggggacaggctggggactgCATAAGAAAATAATGCCCCCCATCccaatccccgccccccccccccccccccccccccccccccccccccaaatatatatatataaataaaaacactgagACTGAAGCTCATTTAATTTCAGGTTAGTGCTCTTGCTACTCTCACCTGTTAAAACTTAAGTTTCTACAGATATCTAAGACCCAAACTTGGAGTAATGTTTAGTTCCAGTTTGAATTCCAGTCTGTGTGCATTCTGTCCTCTGTGACTAAGACTGAAATCTTATTTCCCACAGGACTGGAATGACTACGATGAAAAGACAAAGGAGTCTGTTGGAATCTATGAAGTTACCCATAAATTTGTAAAATGCTGAAGTTCATACCTGTAACAAATTATGGCTTTTGATGGAGGTTATTGATGGAGGAGCTGTAAACCTCGCATGTGCAGCTTCCTTGGAGTTATTTTTTACATTGCTGCACTTCAGACATGGAAACCTaagttcacagaatcattaaggttggaaaaaagCTCCGAGTTGGAGTTCAACCTTTGACCAACATCACTGAGTTGTACTTTCTGTCCCCAGCATGccctaataaaatatttcccatgGAGCACTTTGAGGTGGCCTCACTACACACTGGAAATAGTACACATTGACTGAACTGTGCCATGTCCTTAATGCTGTGGGGTTTTGGAATTACATGGTGGTGGTGGACTGTAGCTTAGCTAATGGATGGAGTAACCACTTGCACAGCTTACAGCCTTAATGGTTTTATTAGCTGGTCACCAGGAAGCAGCCACATGTTTGATTCTCTAACATAAGGAAATAAAGTCCTCCCACTCACCACTCCTGTCATGAGGAAATGGCTACAAGCATTAGTAAAGGCACTGTGTGAACTGTTCAAGGGAACAGCTACACCTTTAAGCAGCTTTCTGCCACTTCAGGTAAAGACTGAGGTGAGTTTCCTGAGAACACTTACAAAGCTTGACTGGTGCACAATCCTCTGAAAAGCAAGTTACCTTTCCAAGAATGTCATTTAGTAAACCTCATTTTTAGCTGAAAACAGACTTTGTACTGCTTGGTGAGTGCACTCACAATCTTGCCAGCTGTTCTcatgtttcaaaacaaaacaaaaaacccaccaaacccaaaaggaaaaaaaaaaagcccagctaACTTTCAGTGAATCTTATTCACATTTTTGGTCTGATTGTTGTTTCCTGATACGTTATTTCTTGCATCTTCCCAAATTATCACCTTCCTTTCTTTGcttaaatgaacaaaaaaaatcatgccaAGTTTTGaagtctgttttaaaataatccttttcAGCTGAAAACTAGAACAGCACATTACAGGAGCAAAGCCTTCAGGCTTACATATGAAAAGCTTGCCTCTCCCCTGCTAGCACTTTTATTTCATACTTGCAGGACAGGGTACTGCTTACACTTACTGTGCTAAATTAAAAAGACCCTGGGAGAACCTGGCAGCTGAGATACCCAAAGGGAAGTAGTTTCTGAGCCTCTGAACCTGATCTGTCACATCCAACCAACGTGCTCAGACTTTGCTGTTCTGCTGATCTATTTGGTTGTCCAGGCCAGTGGGACATGAGCTGCATCAGTTTTACCAGATCACAGAAGCCAAACACCACTGTGCAATTCAGctccacagaaagaaaaaaagagtggaaaTCAAGAGGGCAAAAGGCAGGAATTCAAGGGCTACATACCAGGCAGAGTGCAGAATGCTTGCAGCAGTTTTCTTTCCAACCTTTGTAAGAAACATGAGCTATTCATGAAGGGTCTACCCATGCTGTATGATTTAGTTATGGCAATAAAAGAACTTTGTGGTTATTAACAGACAGCTTTATTAAAATACAGTCTTTTCAAGTCAATTTAACAACCCACTTGATTGCTGCAGGTTACTTAAGTCCtcccacttcattttttttgtgtctctAAAAGCTGTTAAAGGGGAAAGGCTTCAAGCAGTTGAGGCACAATCAGTTCTGATATAAATTCAAGTTTAAAGAGGTAAGTGTGACAAGTAAGCAAGCAAGCTTACTGCAAGAGTGCAAATGGAACCACTGTTCcatgtttaaaattattgtgtgtatttttttaaaaccgAACAGTTCAAGAGCAGTATCACAGTACTACAGTCTGGCCAAAAACTCATGGAACGGGTGTTCCAAGTTCATTAACTCaataaaaatgcttattttagattatgtgttttaaaaacacatgGATCTGTTAGTTAATTTGACGTAGTTAATGTCGGTATTTCCTGAAATGCATTTGAGGTCTGTAATTGattcctttaaaataagaaatttccTAGTGAATCTAACAGTATTCAAGTTCAGTGATGACACATGAACCCAATTAAGCTGGGCAGTCTCGGCCATGCTGAACACTGATTAGTATGCCAGTTAGACATAATCTGCATCTTGTTCTGCACCTGTAAAGTGTCCCAATGTCTTTACGTCTTAACTACTAATTTTCTTGCCCTTTAAAACATTAAAGATATCTTCTAGTGACTTGTATATACACTGAAGGAATTCTTTCCCATTCCTAGCTGGGTAAGCAGAAACATTACAGCCTATCCAGTCATCTTGTACCTGATAGCCTACTCCAAAGCCATCAGACACCACGGGGCCAAAGCCCCCTAACTGCACAGCTGGGCTCACCAAGGTGCTGGTGGAGATGATGTTGTGGTTAAGGCGAGCGTAGGCTTGGTCTTGGTAGAAATCCGGCAGTGCCAGCCCCTTGGATAAGGCCAAACAGCGCAGGCTGAAGAGATGCCGGTCAAAGCCCTGGCCTGGTGAAAGAAATAACAGCTATGAGAGAGGAGCCCGACTTCTGCGGGAAGTAAACTCACCTCAGCCACAAAAGAGGAGGTCTGTAGGACTGGAGTTTATTTTTGTACTcgtaggaaatatttttgagacTTTTCGTGCCCATATCCTAGGAAAATGGGGCTTGCTTGTTTTACTGCAGGCCTCAATAGGATCAGGAGAGTACAAAAGTGCAGTGTTAACAGACAGTTTGGATAATACCTCACATTCTTTGAATGTTCTATGTTCATCTGAAAACACAGACAAGTTATTGAATGCAAAAAAAGCCTCTCCTAAAAATTATAACTATAAAGAGGAAGAGCATCTTGCACCAACAAAAGGAGGCAAATTTTAGGCTCTAGGATAATATTCAACAGTCAGTTTTACTGCTGTcaattttaatgtttctggGAAGGACTGTTCAAAAGAAAGGATTTAGGAAAATGCCAGGAGTAGCATGGCCAAAGAATGAGTTTGATTTGGAAGCTGTTAAAGCCTTTATCCCCTGCAGAGATAAGACAGCACCTCCTCAGACGTAAGCCAAAGTTCTTGTTCAACATGCACTAAGTATTTATGAAATCTTCAAATAGTCCAACTGTTCTAAGGACAAAAACTGAGGTATAAAACATTCCCAATACATGGAAGGTGATGTGGGAAGCACAGAGGCACTCCTTTCCatcaaaagaaagagaatgagGGAATGCACTTTGAACTGCAGCCTTCTGCTACTGTTTTTGTCAAGTTTACATTGTACAAATACAATACTCCATCAACATTAAATTATTTAGTTGTAAGTATTTACATCAACCTTAACAGACATTTTAGTGCAAAAGGAGGAGTGCTGGATGCACTCCTACTTACCCATAGCAGCCTCCTTCGTCAAACGGCCGTGGTACTTGGAGCACTCCACTATCAAattctgcagctcctctgtgctgtgtttggagAGCTCCTTGACAAAGGCTTCAGAGCATTTCTTTGTGTGGACAGTGGCAGGACGGATGGTTTCCGTACGGCCGTGCTTGAAAGCCGCGGTGCTGCAGGACTCGTACGTGGCAACGGTCTGGTCGTACTGGCGAAGGAAAGCCATCTGGAAAGCCAGCTGAGCCACGGCATCTGGGCTCACCTTCTTCTGCTTTAGAAGCTCCTTGCCCCCTTCTTGGAACTGAATCATGTCAACAGACAGTGATTCTACAGTGGCATCAAACTTCTGTTTGGCTTTGGTAATCCCTGCTTTTAAGGCATCGTCCAGCTTAAAGTCAAGTTTCTGCACTGCTTTGGAAGAGTCAACTGAAGCAGGCTGGGACTGGGGACTGATGGCCGGTGTCTTGGTGCTGTCTTTAAAAACCTCATTCTGGaacctgagcacagccacacCATCTCCCCAGGAATGTTCAAAATTAATCCCTGCTGTGCCATCCTTAGTTATGATAAGATTAAAGGATTTGTCATACCAGCGGTTTGCAGCATCTCCATGCAACATAGTGTGGGACAAGTGCACGAAGTCTTTAACGGGAAAATCATCTAAACTTAAACAAAACATGGCAGAGTCTACTTTCTGAAGAGCTTCTTCATTGCCATTCTCCAGTAGCTTCTTCCTCAGCAATGCCCACGTATCTCGGTTTTCACTGGTGAGGTAGCCAAGAGGGAAGGCCGGGGCCGGACTGTTGTCACTAAGGATGTATTTCAAGTGTGCTTGTATTTCTGAGGGTTTCAACATGTTTCCATCTCTATCAATAACATCAAACAcataaaaatttccatttctcaaCACTAATAAATGTTTTGCCTTTTCATCTGTATAAAGCTCATCTTTGTTGAGCTTAGGAATCCGCGTAGAATTGAAGAGCCTGAAGTACTGAGACATATCTAGGGGGTAAGCATTGACCATGTAGGCACCAAACCAAGCAACTGAAGAAGGCACAAACcggataatttttttaaacagctcagtgtcacttttttctGGATTAAGGTGAAAAACCTCTGGTTCAAGGTAACCAGCCCTGAAGGTCTTCATAAAACGTATGGCAGAAACAGTCATGTTTGTAGCTCGGATGAGCTGATCGTTGTATTCTGATTTTGGATCAGGATTAAAAGACATAAACgcattaaaattcaaaacaacAGGCTCACGTGCTTTTAGGTACATGTCAAACCAAGGACCTGAAAATTGAGAGATGAGAAAGAGGTCAGAATATAAAAGCAGCTGCCTGAGTCATACCAGAGGGTCGTGTAGATAATGGATAAACACACACtaaagtgcttttaaacaagACAAACATGAGCAATAATTCACCCAAGGCTTCTCCAAACCCCCATTATGAAGCAGGATACTGTCAGCTAATCATAAAAATACTGAGTTTGGAATAATCCATGTCAAGGGTGTCCATGTCATTAGCAACAAGGGCCAACTCCCTGTTTTCTTTATGGCTCAATGATAAACCTTAACTCCCAGGACATACACTGCAGCTCCCCAGCGCAGTATTTTGGTGCACACCTCATATTTGGAGAGGTTCATGCCTTTACCTACCCCTAAACTATTAATTTCTGCAACTCTGTGTCAATGAGTGCATCTTGCTGAGGTTGAACCTTCTACCTGGACTGTAAGAAAGGCAACAGGTAGTTCCAGGGGCTAAGTTACAACTTTAATTACAGGTTCTCACAGGTAAGTAAGTAACACTCATCTACAGTTCtaaaaccacatctgtcaccAA
This genomic interval carries:
- the CPT2 gene encoding carnitine O-palmitoyltransferase 2, mitochondrial; amino-acid sequence: MAARQLLRAAPGRRGYSGAGAAEFLHRSIVPTMHYQKSLPRLPVPKLEDTITRYLNAQKPLLNDDQFRKTEELARAFEKGIGRELHDQLVAQDNQNKHTSYITGPWFDMYLKAREPVVLNFNAFMSFNPDPKSEYNDQLIRATNMTVSAIRFMKTFRAGYLEPEVFHLNPEKSDTELFKKIIRFVPSSVAWFGAYMVNAYPLDMSQYFRLFNSTRIPKLNKDELYTDEKAKHLLVLRNGNFYVFDVIDRDGNMLKPSEIQAHLKYILSDNSPAPAFPLGYLTSENRDTWALLRKKLLENGNEEALQKVDSAMFCLSLDDFPVKDFVHLSHTMLHGDAANRWYDKSFNLIITKDGTAGINFEHSWGDGVAVLRFQNEVFKDSTKTPAISPQSQPASVDSSKAVQKLDFKLDDALKAGITKAKQKFDATVESLSVDMIQFQEGGKELLKQKKVSPDAVAQLAFQMAFLRQYDQTVATYESCSTAAFKHGRTETIRPATVHTKKCSEAFVKELSKHSTEELQNLIVECSKYHGRLTKEAAMGQGFDRHLFSLRCLALSKGLALPDFYQDQAYARLNHNIISTSTLVSPAVQLGGFGPVVSDGFGVGYQVQDDWIGCNVSAYPARNGKEFLQCIYKSLEDIFNVLKGKKISS